The Bacillota bacterium genome contains a region encoding:
- a CDS encoding ABC transporter substrate-binding protein: MRRMLIALAVLTMAAALISTGCAGRGAPPTIKIGVNAELTGDIPKVGESCKRAAQMWLEDIEAAGGLEVGGKKYKVELLIEDNESKPESAAAAATKLITQDQVLAIVGPNASKVAIPAGEVCNNQKCPMISPWSTNPRTTKNRPWVFRACFLDDFQGPVVARFVTEEFKFTKAAVLYDVASDYPKGLAEFFKKAWEEIHGPGSVVAFESFVTKDRDFSAQLTKIIASGAEFLFTPQYYDEVPLILKQARELGFTRPVVGSDSWGSPELVKLAGPLCHGCFFTTHYAAAGAKGATKEFIDRFQAKYGEVPDDVAALTWDSIRILEAAIKAAGKITGDLAADRKAVRDAMAAIKDFDGITGKMTFTEEGDPIKAAVIVRISDTGEFEFYKFVSPQ, translated from the coding sequence ATGCGCAGGATGCTCATTGCCCTCGCCGTCCTCACCATGGCAGCCGCGCTCATAAGCACGGGATGCGCCGGACGCGGAGCCCCACCCACCATCAAGATCGGAGTAAACGCCGAGCTAACGGGCGACATTCCCAAGGTCGGCGAGAGCTGCAAGCGGGCTGCCCAAATGTGGCTGGAGGACATCGAGGCGGCGGGCGGCCTGGAGGTCGGCGGCAAGAAGTACAAGGTGGAGTTGCTGATCGAAGACAACGAGTCCAAGCCGGAGTCGGCAGCGGCAGCGGCCACCAAGCTCATCACCCAGGACCAGGTGCTGGCCATCGTGGGGCCGAACGCCTCCAAGGTGGCCATACCGGCGGGCGAAGTGTGCAACAACCAGAAGTGCCCCATGATCAGCCCCTGGTCCACCAACCCGCGCACCACCAAGAACCGGCCCTGGGTGTTCCGCGCCTGCTTCCTGGATGACTTCCAGGGCCCCGTGGTGGCGCGCTTCGTCACCGAGGAGTTCAAGTTCACCAAGGCGGCGGTGCTGTACGACGTGGCCAGCGACTACCCCAAGGGACTGGCCGAGTTCTTCAAGAAGGCATGGGAAGAAATACACGGCCCGGGTTCGGTGGTGGCCTTCGAGAGCTTCGTGACCAAGGACAGGGACTTCAGCGCCCAGCTGACCAAGATCATCGCCTCTGGAGCGGAGTTCCTCTTCACCCCCCAGTACTACGACGAGGTCCCCCTCATCCTCAAGCAGGCGCGGGAGCTGGGCTTCACCAGGCCGGTGGTGGGTAGCGACAGCTGGGGCTCGCCCGAGCTGGTCAAGCTGGCGGGACCCCTCTGCCACGGGTGCTTCTTCACCACCCACTACGCGGCCGCCGGCGCCAAGGGGGCCACCAAAGAGTTCATCGACCGCTTCCAGGCCAAGTACGGTGAAGTCCCCGACGACGTGGCCGCCCTGACCTGGGACAGCATACGCATCCTGGAGGCAGCCATCAAAGCAGCCGGCAAGATCACCGGCGACCTGGCCGCCGACCGGAAGGCCGTGCGCGACGCCATGGCCGCCATCAAGGACTTCGACGGCATCACCGGCAAGATGACCTTTACGGAAGAGGGCGACCCCATCAAGGCGGCGGTGATCGTCAGGATCAGCGATACCGGGGAGTTCGAGTTCTACAAGTTCGTCAGCCCCCAGTGA
- the purL gene encoding phosphoribosylformylglycinamidine synthase subunit PurL gives MSQDESEARRPWRELGLTDHEYRLIADGLGREPNWTELGMFSVLWSEHCAYKHSRLLLRQLPSQGRRVLQGPGENAGVLDIDEPVALAVRIESHNHPSFVEPFQGAATGIGGIVRDILAVGARPVALLDSLRFGDPASPLTRYLFGGVVAGIASYGNSIGVPTVGGEVVFAPVYQYNPLVNVMCLGLVSRHRLMKGQAAGPGNALLLVGSPTGRDGIHGAGLLASRTFDDRAAEMRPAVQVGDPFMEKTVIEACLEALETGAVVGLQDLGAAGLTSACAEAAARAGTGVEIDISLVPRREPGMTPFEVMLSESQERMLLVIEKGREEEVLGVFRRWDVPATMIGRVTGGGTFRVRDGDRVAAEVPASLLASGSPAYTPPQEEPEEAARARAQDPAAVPVPAEEAFPAILEKLLALPGVASKEWVFTQYDHMVQINTVVAPGADAAVLRLKGTSRGIAVCTDGNGRWCWLDPRAGGAAAVAEAARNVACVGAEPIGLTNCLNFGSPEDAGVMWQFARVIEGMAEASRELGAPVTGGNVSFYNQTGKQAVYPTPVVGMVGLLGDVARVVTPGFRRAGDMVVLLGPPLRPDTDRGWQGLGGSEYLAAWHGMVAGQPPIPHFKAERALIALLVQAAREGILASAHDVSDGGLAVALAECCFAAAPAGGCLDAARPASTPADGVLLGVEVDVPAAGVRPDALLFGESTGRVVASCRPGDWPRLDHLSRAVGVHVQPVGWVRGESLSLGVSGRVLVDVPVARLWDLWRESIPRLVAGHDPAPP, from the coding sequence TTGAGCCAGGACGAGAGCGAGGCCCGCCGGCCATGGCGGGAGCTGGGGCTGACCGACCACGAGTACAGGCTCATCGCGGACGGACTGGGGCGGGAGCCCAACTGGACAGAACTGGGGATGTTCTCCGTGCTGTGGTCCGAGCACTGCGCGTACAAGCATTCCCGGTTGCTCCTGCGCCAGCTGCCTTCACAGGGACGGCGGGTGCTGCAGGGGCCGGGCGAAAACGCGGGGGTGCTGGACATCGACGAACCGGTGGCGCTGGCCGTGCGCATCGAGTCCCACAATCATCCCTCGTTCGTGGAACCCTTCCAGGGCGCTGCTACCGGCATCGGGGGGATAGTGCGGGACATCCTGGCGGTGGGGGCGCGGCCGGTGGCCCTCCTGGATTCCCTGCGCTTCGGCGACCCCGCCTCCCCGCTCACCCGCTACCTGTTCGGCGGGGTGGTGGCGGGTATTGCTTCGTATGGCAACAGCATCGGGGTGCCCACCGTGGGGGGCGAGGTGGTCTTCGCCCCGGTATACCAGTACAATCCCCTGGTGAACGTCATGTGCCTGGGGCTGGTTTCCCGCCACCGCCTCATGAAGGGGCAGGCGGCAGGCCCGGGCAACGCCCTGCTCCTGGTGGGATCTCCCACCGGGCGGGACGGCATCCACGGGGCGGGGCTGCTGGCGTCCCGTACCTTCGACGACAGGGCCGCTGAGATGCGGCCGGCGGTCCAGGTGGGCGACCCCTTCATGGAGAAGACCGTGATCGAAGCGTGCCTTGAAGCCCTGGAGACGGGGGCGGTGGTTGGCCTGCAGGATCTGGGAGCGGCCGGCCTGACCTCGGCGTGTGCCGAGGCAGCCGCCCGGGCCGGCACCGGGGTGGAAATCGATATTTCCCTGGTGCCGCGCCGGGAACCGGGGATGACTCCCTTCGAAGTGATGCTGTCCGAGTCTCAGGAGCGCATGCTCCTGGTGATCGAGAAGGGCCGCGAGGAGGAAGTGTTGGGGGTGTTCCGGCGCTGGGACGTCCCCGCCACCATGATCGGAAGGGTGACCGGGGGAGGCACCTTCCGCGTGCGCGACGGGGATCGGGTGGCCGCCGAAGTACCGGCGTCCCTCCTGGCGTCGGGCTCGCCGGCATACACGCCCCCGCAGGAGGAACCGGAGGAAGCTGCCCGCGCCCGAGCGCAGGACCCCGCGGCCGTGCCGGTGCCGGCGGAGGAAGCCTTCCCGGCCATCCTGGAGAAGCTGCTGGCCTTGCCCGGCGTGGCCAGCAAGGAGTGGGTGTTCACCCAGTACGACCACATGGTGCAGATCAACACGGTGGTGGCACCGGGGGCCGACGCGGCCGTCCTGCGCCTCAAGGGGACGTCGCGGGGCATCGCCGTCTGCACCGACGGGAACGGCCGCTGGTGCTGGCTCGATCCCCGCGCGGGGGGTGCGGCCGCGGTGGCCGAAGCGGCCCGTAACGTGGCCTGCGTGGGGGCAGAACCTATCGGGCTCACCAACTGCCTGAACTTCGGGAGCCCGGAGGATGCCGGCGTGATGTGGCAGTTCGCCCGCGTCATCGAGGGGATGGCCGAGGCATCCCGGGAGCTGGGGGCGCCCGTCACGGGGGGAAACGTCAGCTTCTACAACCAGACCGGGAAGCAGGCGGTGTATCCCACCCCGGTGGTGGGGATGGTGGGGCTGTTGGGGGACGTGGCCCGGGTGGTAACCCCCGGGTTCAGACGGGCGGGCGACATGGTGGTCCTGCTGGGGCCTCCCCTGCGCCCCGATACCGACCGGGGCTGGCAGGGCCTGGGCGGCTCCGAGTACCTGGCGGCGTGGCACGGCATGGTGGCGGGGCAGCCGCCCATCCCCCACTTCAAGGCAGAGAGAGCGCTGATTGCCCTGCTGGTGCAGGCGGCCCGAGAGGGTATCCTGGCTTCGGCCCACGACGTATCCGACGGAGGCCTGGCGGTGGCCCTGGCCGAGTGCTGCTTTGCCGCGGCCCCGGCCGGGGGCTGCCTCGACGCGGCCCGCCCGGCATCGACCCCGGCAGACGGGGTCCTCCTGGGCGTGGAAGTGGACGTGCCGGCGGCGGGGGTGAGGCCCGACGCCCTGCTGTTCGGCGAGAGCACGGGGCGGGTGGTGGCGAGCTGCCGACCCGGCGACTGGCCCCGCCTCGATCATCTGTCGCGGGCGGTGGGAGTTCATGTCCAGCCGGTGGGCTGGGTGCGGGGTGAGAGTCTCTCCCTCGGTGTGAGTGGCCGGGTCCTGGTGGACGTGCCGGTAGCGCGCCTCTGGGACCTGTGGCGCGAGAGCATCCCTCGCCTGGTCGCCGGGCACGACCCCGCCCCACCGTGA
- the purQ gene encoding phosphoribosylformylglycinamidine synthase subunit PurQ: MKFGVVVFPGSNCDADCYHAIGVATGARVDYVWHRDTKISGFDCLVLPGGFSYGDYLRTGAIARFSPVMGEISRFAADGGLVLGICNGFQILQEAGLLPGAMRKNESLTFRCHWTWLRVDDSGTPFTCLCRKGQVLRIPIAHYEGNFYLPPEELAAAEERGQVVMRYCTPAGEVVPEANPNGSVGSIAALRNAAGNVLGMMPHPERAAEGVLGSEDGRLIFQSVTEWLRRR, encoded by the coding sequence GTGAAGTTCGGAGTGGTCGTGTTTCCGGGGTCAAACTGCGATGCCGACTGCTACCACGCCATCGGGGTGGCTACGGGGGCGCGGGTGGATTACGTGTGGCACCGGGATACGAAGATATCCGGGTTTGACTGCCTGGTGCTGCCGGGTGGCTTCTCTTACGGCGACTACCTGCGCACGGGGGCCATCGCCAGGTTCTCGCCGGTCATGGGCGAGATTTCCCGCTTTGCGGCTGACGGCGGGCTGGTGCTGGGGATATGCAACGGCTTTCAGATTCTGCAGGAAGCCGGTCTCCTACCGGGAGCCATGCGTAAGAACGAGAGCCTCACTTTTCGCTGCCACTGGACCTGGCTGCGGGTGGATGACAGCGGCACCCCCTTCACCTGCCTGTGCCGGAAGGGACAGGTGCTGCGCATCCCCATCGCCCACTACGAGGGGAACTTCTACCTTCCTCCGGAGGAACTGGCTGCGGCGGAGGAGCGCGGGCAGGTGGTGATGCGGTACTGCACCCCGGCGGGCGAAGTGGTTCCCGAGGCGAACCCCAACGGCTCGGTGGGGAGCATCGCCGCGCTGCGCAATGCCGCCGGCAACGTCCTGGGCATGATGCCCCACCCGGAGCGGGCTGCGGAGGGAGTCCTGGGCAGTGAGGACGGCAGGCTGATCTTCCAGTCGGTGACGGAATGGCTCCGCCGCCGCTAG
- the purE gene encoding 5-(carboxyamino)imidazole ribonucleotide mutase: MGGAGMGGAGDRPRVALVVGSDSDLPLMKEAYDLLTAWGVGCRVLVASAHRTPDEVASFARGARDRGFEVIIACAGLAAHLPGVIAAHTTLPVIGVPRAAGGLGGLDALLSIVQMPPGVPVASVGLDGARNAALLAAAILAVKDDGVRQRLESFRREQAAAVREKNARLADLGMAPAGGELPAGPGVGSPRGEAPGGSGVGLAGVMG, encoded by the coding sequence ATGGGTGGCGCAGGCATGGGTGGCGCAGGCGACCGGCCCCGGGTGGCCCTCGTGGTGGGGAGCGACTCCGACCTCCCCCTCATGAAGGAAGCGTACGACTTGCTCACCGCCTGGGGGGTCGGCTGCCGGGTGCTGGTGGCTTCCGCCCACCGCACTCCGGACGAAGTAGCCTCGTTTGCCCGGGGGGCAAGGGACCGGGGATTTGAGGTGATCATCGCCTGCGCGGGGCTGGCCGCTCACCTTCCCGGGGTGATTGCAGCCCACACCACCCTTCCCGTGATAGGGGTGCCGCGGGCGGCGGGCGGCCTGGGGGGCCTGGACGCGCTTCTCTCCATCGTGCAGATGCCTCCCGGGGTGCCGGTGGCCTCCGTGGGCCTGGACGGAGCCAGGAACGCGGCTCTGCTGGCGGCTGCCATCCTGGCCGTCAAGGATGACGGTGTCCGCCAGCGGCTGGAGTCCTTCCGCCGTGAGCAGGCGGCCGCCGTCCGGGAGAAGAACGCCCGGCTGGCGGACCTGGGGATGGCTCCCGCCGGAGGGGAGTTGCCGGCCGGCCCGGGCGTGGGGTCCCCCCGAGGGGAAGCGCCCGGTGGGTCCGGCGTGGGGCTCGCGGGGGTGATGGGGTGA
- the purS gene encoding phosphoribosylformylglycinamidine synthase subunit PurS: MRVTLKEGVLDPQGRTIAGALQSLGYQGVEAVRVGKHIQIRLRGADYAEARRQLTEMGQRLLANPVLEDFRFTVEPGTEA, translated from the coding sequence GTGAGGGTCACCCTGAAGGAAGGGGTGCTCGATCCTCAGGGGCGTACCATCGCGGGTGCCCTGCAGTCGCTGGGTTACCAGGGCGTGGAGGCGGTCCGGGTCGGCAAGCACATCCAGATCAGGTTGAGAGGGGCCGACTACGCCGAGGCCCGGCGCCAGCTCACCGAGATGGGGCAGCGCCTGCTGGCCAACCCGGTGCTGGAGGACTTCCGCTTTACGGTGGAACCGGGCACGGAGGCCTGA
- the purB gene encoding adenylosuccinate lyase, translating to MIARYTRPEMGRLWSDENRFRKWLEIEVAACEAWASLGVVPEDAARRIRERASFSLDRVRELERQVDHEVIAFVSAVAETVGEDGRYLHYGLTSSDVMDTALSSLVVEALDVSLQGLDGLAGVVRDKALRYKDTVIMGRTHGVHAEPTTFGLKLALWWAELGRHRERLLEARRHIAVGKLSGAVGNFAHLDPRVEEYVCRRLGLEPAPISSQVLSRDRHAHYLCTLANLAASIEKFALEIRGLARSEVREVEEPFRPGQKGSSAMPHKRNPILSERMCGLARLVRSYAMAALENVALWHERDISHSSAERVIIPDATTVVDYMLHTFTRVVEGMRVYPERMAANVYAGGGLAFSERVLLVLVDRGMSREEAYQVVQELALRALDTGASFREMVEADPRVMRVLDASRVAECFDLRPFLARVDYIFHRLGLLEGPTGAVVTGDGHGWR from the coding sequence GTGATCGCGCGTTACACCCGCCCGGAGATGGGGCGGTTGTGGTCCGATGAGAACCGGTTCCGCAAGTGGCTGGAGATCGAGGTGGCGGCCTGTGAGGCGTGGGCCTCCCTGGGAGTCGTCCCCGAAGATGCGGCCCGGCGCATCCGGGAGCGGGCCTCCTTCTCGCTGGATCGGGTGCGGGAGCTTGAGCGCCAGGTGGATCACGAGGTCATCGCCTTCGTCTCCGCGGTGGCGGAGACGGTGGGGGAGGACGGCCGGTACCTGCATTACGGTCTCACCTCTTCGGACGTGATGGACACCGCCCTCTCCTCCCTCGTGGTGGAGGCCCTTGACGTCAGCCTGCAGGGCCTGGACGGGCTGGCGGGGGTGGTGCGGGACAAAGCCTTGCGTTACAAGGACACGGTCATCATGGGACGCACCCACGGGGTGCACGCCGAGCCCACCACCTTCGGCCTGAAACTGGCCCTGTGGTGGGCAGAGCTGGGCCGGCACCGGGAACGGTTGCTGGAGGCCCGGCGCCACATCGCCGTGGGCAAGCTCTCCGGGGCGGTGGGCAACTTCGCCCACCTGGACCCGCGGGTGGAGGAGTACGTCTGCCGGCGCCTGGGCCTGGAGCCGGCGCCCATCTCCAGCCAGGTGCTGAGCCGGGACCGGCATGCCCACTACCTGTGCACGCTGGCCAACCTGGCCGCCTCCATCGAGAAGTTCGCCCTGGAGATCAGGGGTCTGGCCCGCAGCGAGGTGCGCGAGGTGGAGGAACCCTTCCGCCCCGGGCAGAAGGGATCGTCGGCCATGCCCCACAAGCGCAATCCCATTTTGTCCGAGCGCATGTGCGGGCTGGCCCGCCTGGTGCGCTCTTATGCCATGGCTGCCCTGGAGAACGTGGCGCTGTGGCACGAGCGGGACATCTCCCATTCCTCCGCCGAGAGGGTGATCATCCCCGACGCCACCACGGTGGTCGACTACATGCTCCACACCTTCACCCGCGTGGTGGAGGGCATGCGCGTGTACCCGGAGCGGATGGCGGCCAACGTGTATGCGGGAGGCGGACTGGCCTTTTCGGAGCGTGTGCTCCTGGTTCTGGTCGACCGGGGGATGAGCCGCGAGGAAGCCTATCAGGTGGTGCAGGAGCTGGCGCTGCGGGCCCTCGATACCGGGGCTTCCTTCCGGGAAATGGTGGAGGCTGACCCCCGCGTGATGCGGGTGCTGGATGCCTCCCGGGTGGCGGAGTGCTTCGACCTGCGGCCTTTCCTGGCCCGGGTGGACTACATCTTCCACCGCCTCGGCCTCCTGGAGGGACCCACGGGTGCTGTCGTGACGGGGGACGGCCACGGGTGGCGGTGA